From a region of the Corallococcus coralloides DSM 2259 genome:
- a CDS encoding beta-xylosidase — protein MIEAVKLWNEPNNKSHWDLELDKDWLIYSRMVRLAGAAVRAEHPTLPRVLGGMSPIDPGFLERLDRQGALDEVDVVAVHGFPLDWNHWPIDEWPLRIAEVRAVSRHPVWVTEVGVSSFGAEEVQEFGLRRTAELLLGRVERLHWYSLYDLPRAWPATTRHREAEGSSYYRHFHMGLLREDGTPKRALRHFADYTPQLGICQWFHFQDPRLDEAVAWLKKLGVRHLRTGLSWADSLRPGAEEWFDQQMRALEDFDVTLTYCFTPESCGMTAHHTSPPNHVEEYADFCARMTRRYAS, from the coding sequence ATGATTGAAGCGGTGAAGCTCTGGAACGAGCCGAACAACAAGTCCCACTGGGACCTGGAGCTCGACAAGGACTGGCTCATCTATTCGCGGATGGTGCGGCTGGCGGGGGCGGCGGTTCGTGCGGAGCACCCGACGCTGCCTCGGGTGCTGGGGGGCATGTCGCCCATCGACCCCGGCTTCCTGGAGCGCCTGGACCGGCAGGGGGCCCTGGACGAGGTGGACGTGGTGGCGGTGCATGGTTTCCCCCTGGATTGGAACCACTGGCCCATCGACGAGTGGCCCCTGCGCATCGCGGAGGTGCGCGCGGTGTCCCGCCACCCGGTGTGGGTGACGGAGGTGGGGGTGTCCTCCTTCGGCGCGGAGGAGGTGCAGGAGTTCGGCCTCCGGCGCACCGCGGAGCTGCTGCTGGGCCGGGTGGAGCGGCTCCACTGGTACAGCCTCTATGACCTGCCCAGGGCGTGGCCCGCCACGACGCGCCACCGCGAGGCGGAAGGGTCTTCCTACTACCGGCACTTCCACATGGGGCTGCTGCGCGAGGACGGAACGCCGAAGCGCGCGCTGCGCCACTTCGCGGACTACACGCCGCAGCTGGGCATCTGCCAGTGGTTCCACTTCCAGGACCCGCGTCTGGACGAGGCGGTGGCGTGGCTGAAGAAGCTGGGCGTGCGCCACCTGCGCACGGGCTTGAGCTGGGCGGACAGCCTGAGGCCCGGAGCGGAAGAGTGGTTCGACCAGCAGATGCGCGCGCTGGAGGACTTCGACGTGACGCTCACCTACTGCTTCACGCCTGAGTCGTGCGGCATGACCGCGCACCACACCAGCCCTCCGAACCACGTGGAGGAGTACGCGGACTTCTGCGCGCGGATGACGCGGCGCTACGCCAGCTAG
- a CDS encoding FadR/GntR family transcriptional regulator, giving the protein MGMGRGGLVAYVEAQIERDIALGRLHPSGQFGSEAKLARRYEVCRGTIREALRRLAARGLVVQRPGRKTRAVALDESLTLENLGLALHDERSPEARWLLEGYFSLRRQVLVELLVDCCARASDLDLDRLGSTCFALWNAARWEPGATCAQLEFELLRQAARVADRPGHVLLVQSLQRAFLGGAAQLVPHMGGEALREWATCTMGALSERNVQALQQELPALLKACDELVLNAFAPAPQAHCSPEEDLAQEKQGPLVAPASANAQDEAHEARDLGVPLAATVKDEALEACPGVEADGLRHLAPVSPPGLASGGHGAECAGKDAMGSALGNLSDGRTGWNASSPGRCIQPEPPRTSLHEPSHGVKPSEGSLLQRTRALLGRWASRLWRSIAQAAGPPAS; this is encoded by the coding sequence ATGGGGATGGGACGGGGAGGACTCGTGGCCTATGTGGAGGCGCAAATCGAGCGCGACATCGCGCTGGGGCGGCTGCACCCGAGCGGGCAATTCGGCTCCGAAGCGAAGCTGGCGCGTCGCTATGAGGTATGCCGGGGCACCATCCGTGAGGCGCTGCGACGGCTGGCGGCGCGGGGCCTGGTGGTGCAGCGCCCCGGACGCAAGACGCGCGCGGTGGCGCTGGATGAGTCGCTGACGCTGGAGAACCTGGGCCTGGCGCTGCATGACGAGCGCTCCCCGGAGGCCCGGTGGCTTCTGGAGGGCTACTTCAGCCTCAGGCGGCAGGTGCTGGTGGAGCTGCTGGTCGACTGCTGCGCGAGGGCCTCGGACCTCGATCTGGACCGGCTGGGGAGTACGTGCTTCGCGCTTTGGAATGCGGCGCGCTGGGAGCCGGGTGCAACCTGCGCGCAGCTCGAGTTCGAGTTGCTGCGGCAGGCGGCGCGGGTGGCTGACCGTCCCGGGCACGTGCTCCTCGTTCAGTCCCTGCAGAGGGCGTTCCTGGGAGGTGCAGCCCAACTGGTACCACACATGGGTGGTGAGGCGCTGCGCGAGTGGGCCACCTGCACAATGGGGGCCCTGTCGGAGCGCAACGTGCAGGCGCTTCAGCAGGAACTGCCGGCACTACTGAAGGCTTGCGATGAGCTCGTGCTGAATGCCTTCGCTCCTGCACCCCAGGCGCATTGCTCGCCCGAAGAAGATCTCGCCCAGGAGAAGCAGGGGCCGCTTGTGGCCCCGGCATCAGCCAACGCGCAAGACGAAGCGCATGAGGCGCGTGACCTCGGAGTTCCCTTGGCAGCCACCGTGAAAGACGAGGCGCTGGAGGCATGCCCCGGGGTGGAGGCAGATGGCCTCCGTCACCTCGCGCCAGTCTCTCCTCCAGGACTCGCGTCCGGTGGGCACGGCGCGGAGTGCGCTGGGAAGGACGCGATGGGATCGGCCTTGGGCAACCTGTCCGACGGTCGAACAGGGTGGAACGCCTCCTCCCCAGGGAGGTGCATCCAGCCCGAGCCTCCTCGCACCAGCCTTCACGAACCCTCCCACGGGGTGAAGCCTTCAGAGGGCAGCCTCCTTCAGCGTACCCGGGCTCTCCTGGGCCGGTGGGCCTCACGCCTCTGGCGCTCCATTGCCCAGGCCGCAGGACCACCTGCTTCGTAA
- a CDS encoding protein-tyrosine phosphatase family protein: MRVKERELNLDWVTPLLAVGGSYPMDAAAHLAQKLGVRHVVDVRVECQDDEHVLREHGITFLHLPTVDMRAIHLRMIHDGVAWVRERLTKEQKVLIHCEHGIGRSALLALCVLVDQGLAPLEALELAKTRRPCVSPSPEQLKAFIAYTRDVRAERSVMWTEPTLEALGTIAYRHLRACMETTGGS; this comes from the coding sequence ATGCGCGTGAAGGAGCGGGAGCTCAATCTCGATTGGGTGACGCCGCTGTTGGCGGTGGGCGGAAGCTATCCCATGGATGCCGCCGCGCATCTGGCCCAGAAGCTGGGCGTGCGTCATGTGGTGGATGTCCGGGTGGAGTGCCAGGACGACGAGCACGTGCTCCGGGAGCACGGCATCACCTTCCTGCACCTGCCCACGGTGGACATGCGCGCCATTCATTTGCGGATGATCCACGACGGCGTCGCGTGGGTGCGCGAACGGCTGACGAAGGAGCAGAAGGTCCTCATCCACTGTGAGCACGGCATCGGGCGGAGCGCGCTGCTGGCGTTGTGCGTGCTGGTGGATCAGGGACTGGCGCCGCTCGAAGCGCTGGAGCTGGCGAAGACGCGGCGCCCCTGCGTCTCTCCCAGTCCGGAGCAGCTGAAGGCCTTCATCGCGTACACGCGGGACGTGCGCGCGGAGCGGTCCGTCATGTGGACGGAGCCCACGCTCGAAGCCCTGGGCACCATCGCGTACCGGCATCTGCGTGCTTGCATGGAAACGACGGGCGGAAGCTGA